The DNA segment CCGTCTTTGCGCTGCAAACGCACTTCGTAATCTCGCACCCGCCCGCGGTTTTTCTTCAATGCTTGCAGGTAGCCCTCACGATCATTTGGGTCGACATAGAGTTCCCGCGCTTGGACGCCAATCAGTTCGTCCGGCTTGTAACCGAGTAGATTTTCAATTGCAGCAGAACACATCGTTATCCTGCCCTCGTTGTCGGTTCGATAGAAGGCTTCAACGATATTGTCGAGGATGGTGCGCACCTCTTGCTCGGAATTCTTTAATGCACGCTCCATAGTCTTGCGTTCGGTGATGTCATGGTAAACCAAAAGCATCGCATCTTCGCCGTCGACCGGCATGCGCACACCCGAAATCAGCAAGTCGCGCATCTTGCCGCTGCGGGTTCTTAAGCGAGTTTCGAAATTGGTCAGAACGCCGTTGTCGTCAAACATCTCCAGCATGCGTTTTCGCGTCTCAACCGACGGCCATACCTTCAATTCTGCGGCCGTCTTGCCGACGGCTTCACCATAGTCATAACCAATCACCTCGACCCACTTGGCATTGACGTCGATGAAGCGGCCGTTTTGGGCGTTCGTTATGGTCATCAAGCTTGGACTGGCGTGAAAAACGCTCCAGAACTTTCGTTCCGACGTGCGCAGCGCTTCTTCCGTCTGCTTGATTTTCGTGATGTCGGTTTGCACGCTGACCAATCCACCTGACGATGTGCGGCGATCGCGCGTCATCAAATGACGACCGTCTTTGAGCACCACCGGGAAGGTGCCTTCGAGTTTGAGACGATACTTCAGTTTGGTCTGCAGGTATGTTTCGGCGTCCTTGTAACCGTCCGGCACGACGACTGTGCCCGACTGCACATCTATGCGCCCCAAGTCCGTGAAGTGAACGCCGGGTCGGGTCTGTTCTTCGCTATAGTTGTAATCGTTGCGAAAGCGCGAATTGCAGATCACCAGTTTGCCGTCGTGGTCATACAGCACGAAACCCTCAGGCATGCTTTCAATGGCATCGGTGAGGTTTTGCTCTGCGCGATAAGCACGGTCGCGGGTTTCGCGCAATTCCTCTTCTGCGTCCATGCGCAGCAGCGCCAGGCCGACAATCTCTGCGCCGCGCTCAAGATGGCGGATGTCGTCAGCACTCCAGACGCGCGGGGCTTGATCGACATCGACACCGATGAAGCCGATAAACTTCCCTCCCATTTGTATGGGTGCGGTGATCGTGGCCTGAACGTCGGTGCTCAACAAAATACTTTTCAGTTCCGCCGCCTCGTCGGGTAGATGGGCGGCGTTATCGACGGCGATGCTTTTGCCTACGCGAAATTGATCCAAGCACCATCCGAAATTCTCACACGCCAAGCCCATCAAGTGTTCGCGCCGCGATTGCCCGCCATCTTGCACCCATTCGTAGGTGTTGCTGATGGTCTGTTCGTCAGGCGACAGGCGAAACAGAAATCCGCGCTCCGCGTTTAGGCCTTGGCACAGAATCTTCAGGGCCTCTT comes from the Magnetovibrio sp. genome and includes:
- a CDS encoding PAS domain S-box protein, whose protein sequence is MRRGSPIPCACGSSVHDGEAGERSDLESEYKKFFQAVEASPSSVVITNRDGVIEYVNERFIASTAYSREQAVGRKPSLLKSGRTPPEVYEDLWSTINAGKIWRGEMCNRKRTGEHYWEATAIAPIFGADGEITHFVAVKEDITARRHAESALQRRQERDAILADVTRVLLAEASTDGMEEALKILCQGLNAERGFLFRLSPDEQTISNTYEWVQDGGQSRREHLMGLACENFGWCLDQFRVGKSIAVDNAAHLPDEAAELKSILLSTDVQATITAPIQMGGKFIGFIGVDVDQAPRVWSADDIRHLERGAEIVGLALLRMDAEEELRETRDRAYRAEQNLTDAIESMPEGFVLYDHDGKLVICNSRFRNDYNYSEEQTRPGVHFTDLGRIDVQSGTVVVPDGYKDAETYLQTKLKYRLKLEGTFPVVLKDGRHLMTRDRRTSSGGLVSVQTDITKIKQTEEALRTSERKFWSVFHASPSLMTITNAQNGRFIDVNAKWVEVIGYDYGEAVGKTAAELKVWPSVETRKRMLEMFDDNGVLTNFETRLRTRSGKMRDLLISGVRMPVDGEDAMLLVYHDITERKTMERALKNSEQEVRTILDNIVEAFYRTDNEGRITMCSAAIENLLGYKPDELIGVQARELYVDPNDREGYLQALKKNRGRVRDYEVRLQRKDGSEIWAASSGHYIYDRDDNVVGLEGTTRDITRRKKAEHELLLAKEQAEQASAAKTEFLSGMSHELRTPLNSIIGFSQMLELHSATLLSDKQQEYLDIIRTSGEHLLTLINEILDLASVEAGRMHVHLKPVSAAGVIDECVTLVQPLALKRSVRFAVAEIAGPQVQIQVDRMKFKQVLLNLMSNAVKYNVQGGRVEISARNDGAGGLRIDVTDTGQGLSADECAQLFEPFQRLGAERTDVEGTGLGLVLAKRMIDAMGGDVRVTSAPGLGSTFTVVVPLAHTD